From the genome of Nitrosomonas sp., one region includes:
- the csy3 gene encoding type I-F CRISPR-associated protein Csy3, which produces MAVKNDATVLAFEKKLVSSDGYLYGTTWNERFQKEKAIALKLNEKSVRGTISNRLKPAMQSDPLKLNAEVEKPNLQTVDACALGENQDTLKLYFTLKILGGVEKPSASNGPKFNESYPKVAQTYIEHERFNELARRYATNIANGRYLWRNRVGAEKIEVIVDTGDGQTFIFSAKDFALNHFDSSNSDLQALANKIAEALCGRLPYLLISIEAYALIGTAQEVYPSEELVLDKGKGNKSKILYEVNGVAAMHSQKIGNALRTIDTWYPGCDNLETGIGPIAIEPYGAVTNLGKAFRTPKDKADFYTLFDRYALGEALTDIEKHYVMAVLVRGGVFGQSGKD; this is translated from the coding sequence ATGGCTGTTAAAAACGACGCAACCGTATTGGCTTTTGAAAAGAAACTAGTATCTTCGGATGGCTATCTGTATGGCACAACATGGAATGAACGCTTTCAGAAGGAGAAAGCGATTGCATTAAAATTGAATGAAAAATCCGTGCGCGGCACGATTTCCAATCGATTAAAGCCAGCAATGCAGAGTGATCCATTAAAACTGAATGCTGAAGTGGAAAAACCTAATTTGCAAACTGTCGATGCTTGTGCATTAGGTGAAAATCAAGATACATTGAAGCTCTATTTCACGCTAAAGATTCTTGGTGGAGTAGAAAAGCCCTCAGCCAGTAACGGCCCTAAGTTTAATGAATCTTATCCAAAAGTTGCGCAAACCTACATCGAACATGAAAGATTTAATGAGCTGGCTAGGCGCTATGCCACTAACATTGCTAATGGGCGGTATTTATGGCGCAACCGGGTAGGCGCGGAAAAAATCGAAGTGATTGTCGATACCGGAGACGGTCAGACATTCATCTTTAGCGCTAAAGATTTTGCGCTAAATCACTTTGATTCCAGTAATTCGGATTTACAGGCACTCGCAAATAAAATCGCCGAGGCATTATGCGGACGCTTGCCCTATTTGCTTATCAGCATTGAAGCTTATGCATTGATCGGTACAGCACAAGAAGTTTATCCCAGCGAAGAGTTGGTTTTGGACAAAGGAAAGGGCAATAAAAGCAAAATCCTTTATGAAGTCAATGGTGTAGCTGCGATGCACTCGCAAAAAATAGGTAATGCTTTACGCACAATCGATACTTGGTATCCTGGTTGCGATAACTTGGAAACCGGAATCGGGCCAATTGCAATCGAACCTTATGGTGCAGTTACAAATCTGGGCAAAGCATTCCGTACCCCTAAAGACAAAGCTGATTTCTATACCCTATTCGACCGCTATGCATTGGGAGAAGCGCTTACTGACATAGAGAAACATTATGTCATGGCTGTATTGGTGCGCGGCGGGGTTTTTGGACAAAGCGGCAAGGATTAG
- a CDS encoding amidotransferase 1, exosortase A system-associated, giving the protein MCGIVGLLDTRSKNEIDRSLLERMNQTQLHRGPDEGELYTEPGLGLGHRRLSIMDVASGQQPLFNEDGSVVVVFNGEIYNYQILAKRLIEAGHQFKTHCDTEVIVHAWEEWGEQCVNHFRGMFAFGLWDRNQEVLFLARDRLGIKPLYYALLDNGQFVFSSELKGIIAHPELSREMDPCAVEDYFAYGYIPEPKTIFKQASKLSPGFMLKVQRGQTDVQPQQYWDVPFNRRDTIDESEVQETLIAKLRESVDIHLMTEVPLGAFLSGGVDSSAVVAMMSGIMNEPVNTCSISFGDPAFNESRYAQEVADRYHTNHHVKQVEHDDFDLIDKLALLYDEPYADSSALPTYRVCELARERVTVALSGDGGDENFAGYRRYRWYMLEEKMRASLPLSVRKPLFGFLGLVYPKADWAPRVFRAKATFEALARDSVEGYFHSVSILSDAMRRRLFAPSFKKDLQAYQAVNVLRAYAEQCPTDDPLSRVQYLDMKTYLVGDILTKVDRASMAHALEVRVPLLDHEFVEWISTLPASIKLKNGEGKYIFKKALEPHLSDNILYRNKMGFSIPTADWFRGPLRQRVRDAVLGPVLAETGIFNRDYLEELVDHHQSGKRDYSAPLWTLLMFESFVRNIVKGEGKFVYEKKQAAA; this is encoded by the coding sequence ATGTGCGGAATTGTGGGCCTGCTTGATACCCGCAGTAAAAATGAAATTGACCGGTCGCTGCTTGAACGAATGAACCAGACCCAGCTTCATCGCGGACCCGACGAGGGTGAATTGTATACCGAACCGGGCCTGGGACTCGGCCATCGCCGCTTGTCGATTATGGATGTCGCCAGCGGTCAGCAACCGCTTTTTAACGAAGATGGCAGCGTTGTTGTGGTCTTCAATGGCGAGATCTATAACTATCAGATTCTTGCGAAACGGCTGATCGAAGCCGGACATCAGTTTAAAACACATTGCGATACCGAAGTCATTGTGCACGCCTGGGAAGAATGGGGCGAACAATGCGTCAACCATTTCCGCGGCATGTTTGCGTTCGGCCTGTGGGACAGAAACCAGGAAGTATTGTTTCTTGCACGCGACCGCCTCGGCATCAAACCGCTGTACTATGCGCTGCTGGATAACGGCCAGTTTGTTTTTTCATCCGAACTCAAGGGAATTATCGCGCACCCGGAATTAAGCCGGGAAATGGACCCCTGCGCCGTGGAAGACTATTTTGCCTACGGTTATATTCCGGAGCCGAAAACAATCTTCAAACAGGCGAGCAAACTGTCGCCGGGCTTTATGCTGAAAGTGCAACGGGGACAAACAGATGTGCAGCCGCAGCAATACTGGGACGTGCCGTTTAACCGGCGGGACACAATCGACGAATCCGAAGTTCAGGAAACGTTGATCGCCAAGCTGCGCGAATCCGTCGATATCCACCTGATGACGGAAGTGCCGCTCGGTGCGTTCCTGTCCGGCGGCGTCGATTCAAGCGCGGTAGTCGCGATGATGAGCGGCATTATGAATGAACCCGTCAATACCTGTTCGATCTCGTTCGGCGATCCCGCATTCAACGAATCGCGCTACGCGCAGGAAGTCGCCGACCGCTACCACACCAACCACCATGTCAAACAGGTCGAACACGACGATTTCGACCTCATCGACAAACTGGCCTTGCTGTACGACGAACCGTATGCCGACAGTTCAGCACTGCCGACCTACCGCGTTTGCGAACTCGCGCGCGAACGCGTCACCGTAGCGCTCTCGGGCGATGGCGGCGATGAGAATTTCGCCGGCTACAGGCGTTATCGCTGGTATATGCTCGAAGAAAAAATGCGCGCCTCGCTGCCGTTATCCGTCCGTAAACCGCTATTCGGTTTTCTCGGTCTTGTTTATCCCAAGGCCGACTGGGCGCCGCGCGTCTTTCGCGCCAAGGCTACATTCGAAGCGCTCGCGCGCGATTCCGTCGAAGGCTATTTTCACAGCGTCTCGATCCTGAGCGACGCCATGCGCCGGCGCCTGTTTGCGCCATCGTTTAAAAAAGACCTGCAGGCATACCAGGCGGTCAATGTGCTGCGCGCCTACGCAGAACAATGCCCCACAGACGATCCGCTGTCGCGCGTGCAGTATCTCGACATGAAGACCTATCTGGTCGGCGACATCCTCACCAAAGTCGACCGCGCCAGCATGGCGCACGCGCTCGAAGTCCGGGTGCCGCTGCTTGACCATGAGTTCGTCGAATGGATTTCCACCCTGCCCGCCTCGATTAAACTCAAGAATGGCGAAGGCAAGTATATTTTCAAAAAAGCGCTCGAGCCGCATCTGTCCGACAACATCCTCTACCGCAACAAAATGGGATTCTCGATACCGACCGCCGACTGGTTCCGCGGCCCGTTGCGCCAGCGCGTGCGCGACGCCGTTTTAGGCCCGGTACTCGCCGAAACCGGCATTTTCAACCGCGACTATCTTGAAGAACTCGTCGACCATCACCAGTCCGGCAAACGCGACTACAGCGCGCCGCTATGGACGCTGCTGATGTTCGAATCGTTCGTGCGCAACATCGTCAAGGGCGAAGGCAAGTTTGTGTACGAGAAAAAACAAGCCGCAGCTTAA
- the cas6f gene encoding type I-F CRISPR-associated endoribonuclease Cas6/Csy4: protein MKFYQEITLIRNADIDQYFLLSKTFHQIHLGLVEIQNEQKQAPIGLSFPEYKMGENFGALGSKLRLFAPDEAMLTRFDANKWLARLSDYVHCTSIRPVPGKINCYAIYQRKQPKTSKERLARRYAKRHNMDYEAALNCKVELSVKPEAGAECGKTLMSYSQMPHQTIATPFIRLKSLSSGNTFCLWIKKSEVESSNDGLFTTYGLSTTATVPEF, encoded by the coding sequence ATGAAGTTCTACCAGGAAATAACTCTAATACGAAATGCCGATATCGACCAATACTTCCTTTTATCCAAAACCTTCCACCAAATTCACCTCGGCCTAGTTGAAATACAGAACGAGCAGAAACAGGCTCCAATCGGCTTATCGTTTCCCGAATACAAAATGGGTGAAAATTTCGGTGCCCTGGGCAGCAAGCTGCGGTTGTTTGCGCCGGATGAAGCTATGCTAACCCGGTTTGACGCAAACAAATGGCTCGCTCGTTTGAGCGACTATGTGCATTGCACCAGTATCCGCCCGGTGCCGGGCAAGATTAATTGCTATGCCATTTATCAGCGTAAACAACCCAAAACAAGCAAGGAGCGCTTGGCGCGACGCTATGCTAAACGGCATAACATGGATTACGAAGCTGCGTTGAATTGTAAAGTTGAATTAAGTGTCAAGCCTGAAGCAGGAGCGGAATGCGGAAAAACGTTAATGAGTTACAGCCAAATGCCTCACCAAACCATCGCTACTCCGTTTATTCGGCTAAAAAGTTTGAGCAGCGGCAACACGTTTTGCCTATGGATCAAAAAAAGTGAAGTGGAAAGTAGTAATGACGGATTGTTTACGACGTATGGTTTAAGTACCACAGCAACCGTTCCCGAGTTTTAG
- a CDS encoding ParD-like family protein — MAKSASPIRLQEELMKAAELTAGRFHRSTAEQIEFWAELGRSVADTLDPDVVLSVKSGLSRIKVEPVYGAPVDPSVVFESLEKQRKNGTLPKRVTTAAHRYQASSEHPGYLDRIDRQNKITTGRFTNGQFIPLNEKTA, encoded by the coding sequence ATGGCAAAATCCGCATCCCCCATTCGGTTGCAAGAAGAATTGATGAAAGCAGCAGAGCTGACGGCCGGACGTTTTCATCGAAGCACGGCCGAGCAGATAGAGTTTTGGGCGGAGCTTGGACGCTCTGTAGCAGATACGCTTGACCCCGATGTGGTGTTATCCGTCAAATCGGGGCTTTCAAGAATAAAAGTGGAACCCGTTTATGGCGCGCCGGTCGATCCGAGTGTGGTTTTTGAGTCACTGGAAAAACAGCGGAAAAACGGAACATTGCCCAAACGTGTTACAACCGCCGCACACCGCTATCAGGCTTCATCGGAACATCCCGGTTATCTGGATCGTATCGATCGGCAAAACAAAATCACAACCGGCCGGTTTACAAACGGTCAGTTTATCCCCTTGAACGAAAAAACCGCTTGA
- the csy2 gene encoding type I-F CRISPR-associated protein Csy2 — translation MNMRRFLLIPHLKVHNANAMSSPYTIGFPAMTAWLGAVHALQRHLRLQGLNAVELIGAAVSCHRFNLQTYKGRGDFVHSIVGTANPLDKDGSRPSFVEEARCHLEISLLVEFHGLDSDDHDRFKNLIDTELQRMKWASGDVLAVKPVEILPVDEDDEYETKKLLNRLMPGHVLVERRDLMRKTMQEENKDALDALLDHLKVMHRSTQDENGKVTWSSQRKIPGWLVPIAVGFQGISELGIARNQRDRDTPHRFAESVITLGEFKMPYRVTKLDDMLWQYRVVPEQNLYLCQTLSSTYGD, via the coding sequence ATGAACATGAGGCGTTTTTTATTAATACCGCATCTTAAAGTCCACAATGCCAATGCCATGAGCAGCCCGTATACCATTGGCTTTCCGGCAATGACAGCCTGGCTGGGTGCGGTGCATGCCTTGCAGCGACATCTTCGCTTGCAAGGCTTGAATGCGGTGGAGTTGATCGGTGCCGCAGTGAGTTGTCATCGATTCAATTTGCAAACTTACAAAGGGCGAGGCGATTTCGTACATTCGATTGTCGGCACGGCTAATCCATTGGATAAAGACGGCAGTCGCCCGTCTTTCGTCGAAGAAGCGCGCTGTCATCTGGAAATCTCGTTACTGGTTGAATTTCACGGACTGGACAGCGATGATCATGATCGTTTTAAAAATTTAATTGATACCGAGCTACAGCGTATGAAATGGGCTAGTGGTGACGTATTGGCCGTCAAACCAGTTGAAATCCTGCCGGTGGATGAAGATGACGAGTACGAAACGAAAAAATTGCTCAATCGCTTGATGCCGGGGCATGTACTGGTCGAACGCCGCGATTTGATGCGGAAAACTATGCAGGAAGAAAACAAAGATGCTCTGGATGCATTACTCGATCATCTAAAAGTGATGCATCGCAGTACTCAAGACGAGAACGGCAAAGTTACCTGGAGCAGTCAACGCAAAATACCGGGTTGGCTAGTGCCAATTGCCGTCGGCTTTCAAGGCATTTCCGAGCTTGGCATAGCCAGAAATCAACGTGACCGCGATACACCGCATCGTTTTGCCGAAAGCGTAATCACATTGGGTGAATTCAAGATGCCTTATCGCGTTACCAAACTGGACGACATGCTTTGGCAATACCGTGTTGTACCTGAACAAAATTTATATCTTTGCCAAACCTTATCATCAACCTATGGAGACTGA
- a CDS encoding VapC toxin family PIN domain ribonuclease, with product MAVEQMQKLEEVLITTWPVVTETSYLLGKRLGVSSQLRFISVLETGYIEVFDLQTSHLIRIRQLIKQYEDLPMDLTDTPLVLLAEELGHGQILSTDTRDFKTYRWKNYHPFQNLLLPDV from the coding sequence ATGGCTGTTGAACAAATGCAGAAGCTCGAAGAAGTCTTGATAACGACTTGGCCTGTTGTTACTGAAACCAGTTATTTATTGGGTAAGCGCCTGGGTGTGTCCAGTCAATTAAGATTTATTTCGGTTTTAGAAACGGGTTATATCGAGGTTTTTGATCTGCAAACTTCACATCTAATCAGAATTCGCCAATTAATCAAACAATATGAAGATTTGCCAATGGATTTAACCGATACACCTTTAGTTCTGCTCGCAGAAGAATTAGGGCACGGTCAAATTCTCTCCACCGACACGCGAGATTTTAAAACCTATCGCTGGAAAAATTATCACCCATTTCAGAATCTGCTGCTGCCCGATGTTTGA
- a CDS encoding DHH family phosphoesterase, whose translation MNYIDVFNGDADGICSLVQIRNANPQNTRLITGVKRDIDLLKRLDASPDDHITVLDISYEKNSADVQRLLDQGAVIEYFDHHKSGAMANHPRLKTVINDQSSTVCTGLLVDQHIGGQFRAWALVAAFGDNLNDVAMALGKESGFDQESLGLLQRLGVYINYNSYGESLSDLFFHPDALFQHLQPYATPFDFMQDNKTIFSTLETGYKEDMAMAEASTYLYQTDESAAILFQNAQWARRVSGVYINDLANRYPARAHALITENADGTLRISIRSPLERKGLHADELASQFVSGGGRKGAAGINALPADEFNRFIDTFKAFFQ comes from the coding sequence ATGAATTATATTGATGTTTTTAATGGCGATGCCGACGGCATCTGTTCGCTGGTTCAGATACGCAACGCAAATCCACAAAATACACGGTTAATAACCGGCGTCAAGCGCGATATCGATTTGCTCAAACGTTTAGATGCGAGCCCGGATGATCATATTACCGTACTCGATATTTCGTATGAAAAAAACAGCGCTGACGTACAGCGATTGCTGGATCAGGGTGCGGTGATCGAATACTTTGATCATCATAAAAGCGGTGCGATGGCAAACCACCCGCGGTTGAAAACGGTAATTAATGATCAGTCGTCGACCGTGTGCACGGGATTGCTGGTCGATCAACATATTGGCGGACAATTTCGTGCATGGGCGCTGGTCGCGGCATTTGGCGACAATCTGAATGACGTGGCCATGGCGCTGGGCAAGGAATCCGGGTTCGATCAGGAATCGTTGGGTCTGCTGCAGCGGTTGGGCGTTTATATCAACTACAACAGTTACGGCGAGAGCCTGTCCGACCTGTTTTTTCATCCGGATGCGCTTTTTCAACATCTGCAACCATACGCCACGCCATTTGATTTCATGCAGGACAACAAAACGATTTTCAGTACCCTGGAGACGGGCTATAAGGAAGACATGGCAATGGCGGAAGCAAGCACCTATCTGTACCAAACTGACGAATCCGCTGCAATTTTGTTTCAGAATGCACAATGGGCGCGTCGCGTCAGCGGCGTGTATATCAACGATCTGGCCAATCGGTATCCCGCGCGGGCGCATGCCCTTATCACCGAAAATGCCGATGGCACCCTTAGAATCAGCATTCGTTCACCGCTTGAACGAAAAGGACTGCATGCTGACGAATTGGCAAGCCAATTTGTTTCCGGTGGCGGAAGAAAGGGAGCGGCCGGAATCAATGCGCTGCCTGCAGATGAATTCAACCGGTTTATCGATACGTTTAAGGCGTTTTTTCAATAA
- a CDS encoding type I-F CRISPR-associated protein Csy1: protein MNEINLLAKEFLENLKMDYLEKKITQETREKKKKLDLLIEKSTNSSDDDKIVNEKHKFDEAVLKAKAKFQPEANDKYEIANWFIDACNKAKPYVTTHPAKFTNPKISDSSSLLFYGSEIKDGYVKTGNVRSRVRVDVSGNAATNTIIFELYVFLEKRLKNGKTVIKLFEEENPELIKFLNSLNIDFSLMKAKCLEVYYGKEATPSTHEMIRQVFFPVDEKKNSYHLLSVVTASMLMFEAKNRIESFDRWIEGQHVRNLRKNNKFEPDGYDEIYNLTEVGFSHNEFTKMGNVSYLNVRNKGIAYLLPSIPPTLHQRQIRLPTSNFFRNSLRPRQFQESFQTLDRLIKSSINNKPIRDGIHNTLKFLIDQVMQRAFQIRTTGPGWSEAEHYENLPLAQRIWLDDAKLEQRQNHDDWLKEVEAAFARWLLSSYEYLHKDTQVKLSDYELLEVKKLISEALDSDQEFFK from the coding sequence ATGAACGAAATTAATTTATTAGCAAAAGAGTTTCTGGAAAATCTGAAAATGGATTATTTGGAAAAGAAAATAACTCAAGAGACCAGAGAAAAAAAGAAGAAACTTGATTTATTAATCGAAAAATCTACCAATAGCTCTGATGATGACAAAATTGTTAATGAAAAACATAAATTTGATGAAGCTGTTCTGAAAGCCAAGGCTAAATTTCAGCCAGAAGCTAATGATAAATATGAGATAGCTAATTGGTTTATTGATGCTTGTAATAAGGCCAAACCCTACGTGACCACTCATCCTGCCAAGTTTACCAATCCGAAAATAAGCGATTCGAGCAGCCTGCTTTTTTATGGATCAGAAATAAAAGATGGATATGTGAAAACTGGAAATGTGCGTTCCCGTGTAAGGGTCGATGTTTCTGGAAATGCCGCCACAAACACAATCATATTTGAGTTGTATGTTTTTCTTGAAAAGAGATTAAAAAATGGAAAAACAGTAATCAAATTATTTGAAGAAGAGAATCCTGAATTAATTAAGTTTCTAAATTCTTTGAATATCGATTTTTCCTTGATGAAAGCTAAATGTCTTGAAGTTTATTATGGCAAGGAAGCGACACCATCCACACATGAAATGATTCGCCAAGTCTTTTTTCCTGTAGATGAGAAAAAAAATAGCTATCACCTGCTATCAGTTGTTACTGCATCAATGTTGATGTTTGAGGCAAAAAATAGGATTGAATCATTTGATCGTTGGATTGAAGGGCAGCACGTGCGTAATTTAAGGAAAAATAACAAATTTGAACCCGATGGATACGATGAAATATACAACTTAACTGAAGTTGGATTCAGTCACAATGAATTCACCAAGATGGGTAATGTAAGTTATTTGAATGTCAGAAACAAAGGAATTGCTTATTTACTGCCAAGCATTCCACCTACTTTGCATCAACGCCAGATTCGACTCCCCACAAGTAACTTTTTCAGGAATAGTCTGCGGCCACGGCAGTTTCAGGAGAGTTTTCAGACTCTGGATCGTCTCATCAAAAGCAGCATCAATAACAAACCAATTCGAGACGGTATTCACAACACGCTTAAATTTTTGATTGACCAGGTCATGCAACGCGCTTTTCAGATTCGAACGACAGGCCCAGGCTGGTCAGAGGCTGAGCATTATGAGAATCTACCACTTGCTCAGCGAATATGGCTGGATGATGCCAAGCTGGAACAGCGGCAGAATCATGACGATTGGCTGAAGGAGGTTGAAGCAGCATTTGCCAGATGGCTGTTAAGTAGCTATGAGTATCTGCACAAAGACACTCAAGTGAAACTGAGTGACTACGAGTTGCTTGAAGTGAAAAAACTCATATCGGAAGCACTGGATAGCGACCAGGAGTTTTTCAAATGA
- a CDS encoding dephospho-CoA kinase — protein sequence MKKEKQLWLLTGGNGAGKTTFYQLQLEPLGIPFVNADILAKQLHPEQPEQHSYEAAKIAEAIRLRLLQDGRTFCFETVFSHPSKIDFVANAKALGYEIVLVFIHLEQIQLNLARIAQRMSEGGHTVPDEKVKTRIPRVLQLVKQVLPLCDHAYILDNSCADNPFQQIGAIRSGCLELNQTSVPAWCQELLSDYL from the coding sequence TTGAAAAAAGAAAAACAACTCTGGCTGCTTACGGGTGGCAACGGCGCAGGGAAAACCACCTTTTACCAGTTGCAACTTGAACCGCTCGGTATACCGTTTGTGAATGCAGATATTCTGGCAAAGCAATTGCATCCCGAACAACCCGAACAACACAGCTATGAAGCGGCTAAAATTGCCGAAGCCATTCGCTTGCGGCTTTTACAGGACGGGCGCACATTCTGTTTTGAAACCGTTTTTTCTCATCCCTCTAAAATCGATTTTGTTGCCAATGCAAAAGCATTGGGTTATGAAATTGTGCTGGTTTTTATTCACCTTGAACAGATACAGCTCAATCTTGCGCGTATTGCGCAACGCATGAGCGAAGGCGGTCACACTGTGCCGGATGAAAAAGTTAAAACACGGATTCCCAGGGTATTGCAATTGGTCAAACAGGTTTTACCGTTATGTGATCATGCATACATCCTGGATAATTCTTGTGCGGATAATCCGTTTCAGCAAATAGGCGCGATACGCAGCGGATGCCTTGAATTAAATCAAACATCAGTCCCGGCGTGGTGCCAGGAACTGCTGTCGGATTATTTGTGA
- a CDS encoding formylglycine-generating enzyme family protein, which translates to MTDEAFEAMLGDQWPDQRFIQPYNWNDQKFNVPNQPVVGICWFEARAYCAWLSAQTGQHYRLPSEAEWEAVAGGKAGRRYPWGDAFDATMCNTIETRLRRVTPVGVFPASDTPSSVSEASIADLLGNVWEWTGSHYQAYPYRAGDGREAVDGDSRRVLRGGSWFYSGRSCRSAIRSHLDPSLRYDSDGFRLARGH; encoded by the coding sequence ATGACCGATGAAGCGTTTGAAGCAATGCTAGGGGATCAGTGGCCGGATCAGCGTTTTATACAGCCCTATAACTGGAATGATCAGAAATTTAATGTCCCAAACCAGCCGGTTGTCGGGATTTGCTGGTTTGAGGCACGCGCGTACTGTGCCTGGTTGAGCGCGCAGACGGGACAACATTACCGGCTGCCGAGCGAAGCGGAATGGGAAGCTGTCGCTGGCGGCAAAGCGGGCAGGCGCTATCCTTGGGGCGATGCATTCGATGCGACAATGTGCAATACGATTGAAACCCGGCTGCGGCGCGTGACGCCAGTGGGTGTTTTTCCAGCCAGCGACACGCCGTCGTCGGTATCAGAAGCCAGTATTGCGGATTTGCTGGGTAATGTCTGGGAATGGACCGGCAGTCATTATCAGGCTTATCCGTACCGGGCCGGTGATGGCCGGGAAGCGGTCGACGGTGATTCCCGGCGCGTGTTGCGCGGCGGCTCGTGGTTCTACAGCGGCAGGTCCTGCCGTTCTGCCATCCGTAGTCACCTTGATCCGTCTCTTCGCTACGACAGCGACGGCTTTCGTCTTGCCCGAGGTCACTGA